The following coding sequences are from one Lolium rigidum isolate FL_2022 chromosome 6, APGP_CSIRO_Lrig_0.1, whole genome shotgun sequence window:
- the LOC124665474 gene encoding bZIP transcription factor 44-like, producing MASPGAVSAVTSSSHGSGATRALTEERKRKRKESNRLSAQRSRARKQQQVDELEAQVAALRARNGAMAAAANEAARRYAAIEAENELLRARTLELTARWESLAELIQYMDAAAASFNPFAGVNGAVLPQPPLLDTAMYGNFYY from the coding sequence ATGGCCTCCCCCGGCGCGGTGTCTGCCGTCACCTCGTCGTCGCACGGCTCGGGGGCGACACGGGCGCTCACGGAGGAGAGGAAGCGGAAGCGCAAGGAGTCGAACCGGCTTTCGGCGCAGCGGTCGCGCGCGCGCAAGCAGCAGCAGGTGGACGAGCTGGAGGCTCAGGTGGCCGCGCTACGCGCCCGCAACGGCGCCATGGCCGCAGCGGCGAACGAGGCCGCGCGGCGGTACGCGGCCATCGAGGCCGAGAACGAGCTCCTTCGCGCGCGGACGCTCGAACTCACCGCGCGCTGGGAGTCCCTCGCTGAACTGATCCAGTACATGGACGCGGCCGCAGCCTCCTTCAACCCCTTCGCAGGCGTCAACGGTGCAGTCTTGCCCCAGCCGCCGCTCCTCGACACAGCCATGTATGGCAACTTCTACTACTAA